Part of the Patescibacteria group bacterium genome is shown below.
CGATCCGGGTTCAAATCCCGGCACTCCGACAATAAATCAGACCTCTGATCCAGGGACTTTTAAAAAACCTATGCTATTATATATAGTGTTGTTTTAATAATTTCAGCTCGAAATGTATACCAACAAACTAGGTTACTATTTTTTAATTTTTTTAATAACCGCCATCTTCGGACTTTCTGCTTTTATTTTCTGGCCATTTTTTGGCGCCTGTGTACTCGCCGTAGTTTTTGGAGTCATTTTCCAACCCGTTCACAACAAGATTCTTCAATACACCAAAAACAGCCGGATGTTTTCGGCTCTTTTGACAACCATCATTATTATATTGGTCGTCATCACCCCAATTTTCTTTTTAGGAATGCAGATTTTTCAGGAAGCCCAAAACCTTAATCTCTCAACGGACTCTCAGGGCGGTAGCAACATCGTGTCGACCATCACAGCATTCACCTCGAAAATCGAGAGTACTTTTCCTTTTTTAAAAAATATTACGATTGATATCAACCAATATCTCAGAGGTATTTTAGGTTCTTTGACCCAGCACTTTGGAGACATTTTTTCCAGTTTTGCCAAACTCTTCGCCAACATATTTATCTTTCTTTTCACGTTGTATTACATTTTGAAAGATGGCGCGGAAATTAGAAAATTCGTAGTCAAATTAAGCCCATTACCTGACAGAGACGACAACATTATTCTGAACAAGCTGGCGCTCGCCATTCACTCCGTCGTAATCGGCAGCTTACTTGTTGCCGTTATTCAAGGAGGGGTGGCCTCGATTGGATTTTTAATTTTCGGCTTGCCAAACGTCATCTTGTGGGGAATCGTAGCAACATTTTCCGCCCTTATCCCTGGCGTTGGCACTTCCTTGGTTCTTATTCCCGCTATAGCATTTCTGTTCTTCACCGGACACACTGTGCAGGCGATTGGCTTATTTATTTGGGCGGCACTCGCAGTTGGTCTCATCGACAATTTTCTCAGCCCGAAACTACTCAGCCGCGGAATGGAATTGCACCCTCAAATTGTTCTTATCTCAGTCTTAGGCGGACTGATGCTATTTGGACCGCTTGGATTTCTAATCGGACCACTAACATTAAATTTACTTTTTGCTCTGCTTGATATTTATTCGCACGTGACCAAGCCGACAAACTAATCGCACACCGCGTTTTACCATCTCAATGATTATTATTGATGTTGAAGCCTCTGGAGTAAGCCCCGAAAAAGATTCGCTGGTCAGTGTAGCCGCGATTGATTTTACCAACCCAGAAAATCGCTTTTATGAGGAATGTCGAATTTGGGATGGCGCGCACATTGAGGAGGATGCAATGGCAGTAAACGGATTTAGCCGAGAAGAAATTACAGATCCAAACAAAAAAACCGATAGGGAAGTGGTGATTGATTTTTTAGCGTGGCTTGAAAAAATCGAAGAAAAAACTATTGCAGGACACAACCCCTCATTCGACCGAGACTTTCTGCAAGCCACCGCTTTTCGAAATCACTTGAATTGGCCACTGGCCCATCGCACGATTGACCTCCATTCAATCTGCTACTTCGACATGATCAAAAAGGGAATTGAGGTTCCTATAATCCACGGCCACTCAGCGTTAAATTCCGATGCGGTTTTTAAATATGTCGGGCTACCTGAGGAACCGAAACCACACAACGCACTGACTGGTGCACTCATGGAAGCTGAGGCCTTCGGAAGATTATTTTACGGAAAACCTTTCATGGAAGATTTTGCAAAATATCCTCTATTGTGAAAGAATACTTCCTTAGCTTTTAAATAGTAATGAAAGAGGGTGGAACTACAACTATATACCTTCTCCGACATGCCCAAACGGAACACAATGAAAAACAGATTTTTCAGGGACATTTTGATGGAAAAGGTACTCATGTAACTGAACAAGGAAAAAGGGATTTAGAGGGATATCTGAAGCGCTTCGAAAAGGTCTCTTTCTCAGCTATTTTTTGTTCAGACCTAACTCGCTCTCGGCAAACCGCAGAAATTTTTTCCAAAAAATTTGGCCTACCCGTACTTGCAACGCCTCTATTGCGTGGAAAGCGCATGGGTCACTATGAAGGAACGTTTGTATCAGACTATCGTATCAAAAACAAAGAAGTCCTTGGCAAAATGCACACGCTC
Proteins encoded:
- a CDS encoding AI-2E family transporter; translated protein: MYTNKLGYYFLIFLITAIFGLSAFIFWPFFGACVLAVVFGVIFQPVHNKILQYTKNSRMFSALLTTIIIILVVITPIFFLGMQIFQEAQNLNLSTDSQGGSNIVSTITAFTSKIESTFPFLKNITIDINQYLRGILGSLTQHFGDIFSSFAKLFANIFIFLFTLYYILKDGAEIRKFVVKLSPLPDRDDNIILNKLALAIHSVVIGSLLVAVIQGGVASIGFLIFGLPNVILWGIVATFSALIPGVGTSLVLIPAIAFLFFTGHTVQAIGLFIWAALAVGLIDNFLSPKLLSRGMELHPQIVLISVLGGLMLFGPLGFLIGPLTLNLLFALLDIYSHVTKPTN
- a CDS encoding 3'-5' exonuclease, whose translation is MIIIDVEASGVSPEKDSLVSVAAIDFTNPENRFYEECRIWDGAHIEEDAMAVNGFSREEITDPNKKTDREVVIDFLAWLEKIEEKTIAGHNPSFDRDFLQATAFRNHLNWPLAHRTIDLHSICYFDMIKKGIEVPIIHGHSALNSDAVFKYVGLPEEPKPHNALTGALMEAEAFGRLFYGKPFMEDFAKYPLL
- a CDS encoding histidine phosphatase family protein, with amino-acid sequence MKEGGTTTIYLLRHAQTEHNEKQIFQGHFDGKGTHVTEQGKRDLEGYLKRFEKVSFSAIFCSDLTRSRQTAEIFSKKFGLPVLATPLLRGKRMGHYEGTFVSDYRIKNKEVLGKMHTLSEQEQWDHKMSKEMESNAEVLRRLMIFLRNATATYPGKNILAITHGGVIRNLLFYLTWAKQHEMRAGSVNNGGYVKLIFDGTTFKAEELFGIAKN